The stretch of DNA TTTGCGGAGCGGCATACAAGGTTCGAGGTCGGCGTCCTTTTCGCGATATTCGTTGTCATAGTAGAGGCAGAGTGGTTTGCCGGAAATATGACGTCCTAGTTTGCGGCCGATTTGGGAGAATCCGGTACCGATTTCGTCGTAGCGGCACTGCATGCGGATCCCAGCGACGAGTTGTGGCGGGAGCGTTTTCTCTTCGATTTCAAATTGCTTTTGAGACATCGTACGACGGGCCTCCTGTTCGTTGTGGACAATGCGGTCGATGGTGGCGACGATATCGCGATCGCGTTCGATACGGTCTTGTAGCGACTGTTTACGTTGCTTAAGAAAATGCAGGATATCCGAGTCGTCGTCGTGCTGGGCGAGGATTTCAGCGATTTCGTCGAGTGAAAATTCGAGTGCGCGGAGCGCTGTGATGACGCGAGCGGTTTGGATATTGCGGTCGTCGTAATAACGATATCCCGTGCCAGCTTCGACGCGTGCCGGAATGAGCAGGTTCTTTTCGTGATAGAACCGTAAAGTTTTAACCGGTAGAGCAGTGATTTTGGAAAATTGGCCGATGGTGAACATGCTGGGAATCCGTGGAAATGTGACTTGTGAGGTCCACAGTTTACAGCCTCCAGTAACTGGAGGGTCAAGCGGGAAACTGAGGAATACCGGTGACTGTTTGTTATGAATTGGCAATTTCTGTATTGCTGAGGGGCGGAGGGAGGTCGCATGACCGGTGGGAACGGTTTTGGTAGGATCGGTGTGACTTAGTGGCCGGTGGTCAGTGGCCGGTGGCCAGCAAAAGTAAGCGGTATGCAAGTTGGGTGGGGGGGGGAGACCTTCGGTCGGGGATGTGCGGGGTCGGGAGACCCGCGCACAGCAAACGGTGCGGGGTCGGGAGACCCGCGCACAACATTTTCCTTACGCCTGTTGCCGCAAGCCTCAAGCCTTTATTTCTACGGTCTATAGCCTAAAGCCTACAGCCTATTAACAAACAGGAGTTGTTGTGCGAACATTTGAGATTGCGGTGATTGAAGGGGATGGGATTGGGGTCGATGTGACGCGGGAAGCGATTAAGGTGCTCGAAGCGGCGGGGGGGGTGGATGAAGCGGAGTTTTCGTGGAACTATTTTCCCTGGGGCACGGATTATTACTTTGAGCATGGGCGGATGGCGGCGGAGGATTACTTGGATCAATTGGCTCCGCACGATGCATTGTTGTTAGGAGCAGTGGGGCATCCTGAGGTGCAGGATCATATTACGCTCAACGGGTTGCTGTTACCGATCCGACGACGGTTTGATCAGGCGATTTGTTTGCGGCCGGCATTTTTGTACGAAGGGGTGCCCAGTCCGCTGCGGGATAAACCGGCCGAGTCGATCGACATGTTGGTCTTTCGGGAGAACACCGAAGGGGAATATGCGAATATTGGTGGGCGGTTGTATCAACATTCGGATCACGATGTGGCGGTACAGACGTCGGTGTTTACGCGGCGAGGGTGCGAGCGGATTATTCGCGCGGCGTTTGAGAAGGCCATGACGCGTCCCCGCAAGCGGGTGGCTTCGATTACGAAGAGCAATGCGCAAGGGTACGGGATGGTGCTGTGGGACGAGACATTTGCGGCGGTAGCGGCGGAGTATCCGGCGATTGAAACCGAATCGTTGTTGATCGACCGGGCCGCCATGGAATTTGTGCGGCGGCCGGAATCGTTTGATGTGGTGGTCGCCAGTAATTTGTTCGGGGATATCTTGACCGACTTGGCGGCGATTGTGGTGGGCAGTATGGGCTTGGCGGCGAGCGCGAACATTGCGATCGAGCGGAAAAATCTGAGCATGTTTGAACCGGTGCATGGTTCAGCGCCGGATATTGCCGGGCAGGGGATTGCGAATCCGTTGGCGGCGATTTTGTCGGCGGCGATGATGTTGGAGCATCTGGAATTGCCGCGTGCAGCGGCGTCGGTGCATGCGGCGGTGAAAATGTTGCTGGCTGAAGGGGAATTGCTGCCGCCGGATTTGGGGGGGACGGCGCGGACGGAGGTGGTGGGGGATCGAGTGGCTGCGCTTGTTGGTGAGTAGGGGGGGAGTGGCCGGTGGCGAGTGGCCGGTGGCCAGAAAAAGAGTAGGCAGTAGGCAGTGGGCAGGGTTGGGCGATTGGTTGAGTTTGATTGCGAGCCTCATGCTTGTTGCCTAGGTTGGGAGACCTGCGGTCGGGTAAGTGCGGGGTCTGGAGACCCGCGCACAACGTTTGATCCGCGTATAACGCGATTGGTCAGTGGCTGCTTGTTGAAGAGTGTGTGACTAACTTGGGGCGGCCCTCACCCCCGGCCCCTCTCCCAGAGGGAGAGGGGGGATTGATGTTGCTTGCAGTTCTTACGCCTCACTTCCTACGGGCTATCGTCTA from Symmachiella dynata encodes:
- a CDS encoding MerR family transcriptional regulator gives rise to the protein MFTIGQFSKITALPVKTLRFYHEKNLLIPARVEAGTGYRYYDDRNIQTARVITALRALEFSLDEIAEILAQHDDDSDILHFLKQRKQSLQDRIERDRDIVATIDRIVHNEQEARRTMSQKQFEIEEKTLPPQLVAGIRMQCRYDEIGTGFSQIGRKLGRHISGKPLCLYYDNEYREKDADLEPCMPLRKHVPVDGISVRELPGGRCVTLVHRGPYQQLGRSYERVLKHCADQGYEIQTPTREVYLKGPGMIFRGNPKNYLTEIQFLIQEPNPAP
- a CDS encoding isocitrate/isopropylmalate dehydrogenase family protein; the encoded protein is MRTFEIAVIEGDGIGVDVTREAIKVLEAAGGVDEAEFSWNYFPWGTDYYFEHGRMAAEDYLDQLAPHDALLLGAVGHPEVQDHITLNGLLLPIRRRFDQAICLRPAFLYEGVPSPLRDKPAESIDMLVFRENTEGEYANIGGRLYQHSDHDVAVQTSVFTRRGCERIIRAAFEKAMTRPRKRVASITKSNAQGYGMVLWDETFAAVAAEYPAIETESLLIDRAAMEFVRRPESFDVVVASNLFGDILTDLAAIVVGSMGLAASANIAIERKNLSMFEPVHGSAPDIAGQGIANPLAAILSAAMMLEHLELPRAAASVHAAVKMLLAEGELLPPDLGGTARTEVVGDRVAALVGE